The Pseudobdellovibrionaceae bacterium genome contains a region encoding:
- a CDS encoding dihydrofolate reductase family protein translates to MAKLVSSINVSWGGHCGHEAGIHDADMHAVMMESVRNAGSILLGRKTFELFEAFWPKAARNPKATPDLRAMGQALSLASKVVISSTRQRSEWSHTTFVDGQPDFATAIQKLKADTPKMLLLFGSVALHEKLSELNLVDEYEFVLQPMAIPGGPKLFENLRERRDLALVSMKSLASGVVILRYRPVAPRSPT, encoded by the coding sequence ATGGCGAAACTCGTGAGCTCGATCAATGTGAGTTGGGGTGGACACTGCGGCCACGAGGCCGGGATCCACGACGCGGATATGCACGCCGTGATGATGGAATCGGTCCGTAACGCGGGCTCGATCCTTCTGGGCCGCAAGACCTTCGAGCTTTTTGAAGCTTTTTGGCCGAAAGCCGCGCGGAATCCGAAGGCGACGCCCGATCTGCGCGCGATGGGACAAGCGCTCAGCCTGGCCTCGAAAGTTGTGATCAGTTCGACCCGTCAGCGCAGCGAGTGGTCGCATACGACCTTTGTCGACGGGCAGCCGGATTTCGCGACCGCGATTCAGAAACTCAAAGCCGACACGCCGAAGATGCTTTTGCTATTCGGGAGCGTCGCGCTTCATGAGAAACTCAGCGAATTGAACCTCGTCGACGAATACGAATTCGTCCTGCAACCCATGGCGATCCCCGGCGGACCGAAACTTTTCGAAAATCTAAGGGAACGCCGCGATCTGGCGCTCGTCTCGATGAAATCGCTCGCTTCGGGCGTCGTGATTTTGCGTTACCGCCCCGTCGCCCCCCGGAGCCCCACATGA
- a CDS encoding alpha/beta fold hydrolase, giving the protein MRQILALLFLFPVSSFAHDICAIEFTLLHYFQGRCADVRPEAMKDFTIHSVLLAKDLSRAPMQETVVLVPGGPGSSAEPLKTALQKREIVNGFMASLNVNVVMFDPRGTGMSPLKTPSPTWTADDISTERAVEDLLAVIDEHSPGKPVILFAHSAGGHVALRFAQAYPARVKGLFLVSVSTSPRRMAVQNIKLMGAAPLLWEESLARAPALASVAADYLRAEDLARQQLKARLLNMNPIPNFRVLTPMVLRQQLILRMNQDPSGAAAIEWIRGVAMEIDRLQSIHGELVPRALRDARLRADDLPPEWLGPKAMIQRLIMGGEGVLAKELASASVYDGITLGELWGDYALPENASAWEPQAERINTPTVFLAGGRDVIVPPASERDFAARMPKATHDVVPEADHDFFPGAPMAVFSRFEKFLNSL; this is encoded by the coding sequence ATGCGTCAAATTCTCGCTCTGCTTTTTCTTTTCCCGGTTTCCAGTTTCGCCCACGACATCTGCGCCATCGAGTTTACGCTCCTTCATTATTTCCAAGGCCGCTGCGCGGACGTTCGTCCCGAGGCCATGAAGGACTTCACGATCCACAGCGTGCTTCTCGCGAAAGACCTGTCGCGTGCTCCGATGCAGGAGACGGTGGTGCTCGTACCGGGAGGCCCGGGCTCTTCGGCCGAGCCTTTGAAAACGGCGCTGCAAAAACGCGAGATCGTGAATGGCTTCATGGCGTCGCTGAACGTGAACGTCGTCATGTTCGATCCGCGCGGGACGGGGATGTCGCCGTTGAAAACCCCTTCGCCGACGTGGACCGCGGATGATATTTCGACCGAACGCGCGGTCGAGGACCTCCTTGCCGTCATCGATGAGCACAGTCCGGGGAAACCCGTGATCCTCTTCGCGCACAGTGCGGGTGGACACGTGGCCCTTCGCTTCGCGCAAGCTTATCCCGCACGCGTGAAAGGTCTTTTTCTGGTCTCGGTCTCGACGAGTCCGCGACGGATGGCCGTCCAAAATATCAAGCTCATGGGCGCGGCGCCACTCCTCTGGGAGGAAAGCCTCGCGCGGGCGCCGGCGCTCGCGTCGGTGGCCGCGGACTATCTGCGTGCGGAAGATCTCGCGCGCCAGCAGCTTAAGGCTCGTCTTTTGAACATGAACCCGATCCCGAACTTTCGCGTGCTGACGCCGATGGTGCTGCGCCAACAGCTGATCCTGCGGATGAACCAAGATCCCTCCGGAGCCGCGGCGATCGAGTGGATTCGCGGCGTCGCGATGGAGATCGACCGTTTGCAATCTATCCACGGCGAACTCGTTCCCCGTGCGCTCCGGGACGCGCGTCTGCGCGCGGACGATTTGCCGCCGGAGTGGCTGGGGCCGAAAGCGATGATCCAGCGTCTGATCATGGGGGGCGAGGGCGTATTGGCGAAAGAACTCGCGTCCGCGTCCGTTTACGATGGGATCACGCTCGGCGAGTTGTGGGGCGACTACGCGCTTCCCGAGAATGCGTCGGCATGGGAGCCGCAAGCCGAGCGGATCAACACACCCACGGTCTTCCTGGCCGGAGGGCGCGACGTGATCGTGCCGCCCGCAAGCGAACGTGACTTCGCCGCGCGGATGCCGAAGGCGACCCACGACGTGGTGCCGGAGGCCGATCACGATTTCTTCCCCGGCGCGCCGATGGCGGTTTTCAGCCGGTTCGAAAAGTTCTTAAACTCGTTATGA
- a CDS encoding FKBP-type peptidyl-prolyl cis-trans isomerase gives MTELKITDTVEGTGTAAVKGALCLCHYEGFLDDGTKFDSSRDHGRPFQFVIGVGRVIKGWDQGIMGMKEGGKRTLYVPAHLGYGERVKSTIPAHSNLTFHVEMIEVRPRE, from the coding sequence ATGACCGAACTGAAGATCACCGACACCGTTGAAGGCACCGGGACCGCCGCCGTGAAGGGCGCGCTTTGCCTGTGCCACTATGAAGGCTTTCTCGATGACGGGACGAAGTTCGACTCGTCCCGCGATCACGGCCGCCCCTTTCAATTCGTGATCGGCGTCGGCCGCGTGATCAAAGGCTGGGACCAAGGGATCATGGGCATGAAAGAGGGCGGGAAACGTACGCTCTACGTTCCCGCGCATCTGGGTTACGGCGAACGTGTGAAATCGACCATTCCCGCTCATTCAAACCTCACTTTCCATGTCGAGATGATCGAAGTGCGCCCGCGCGAATGA
- a CDS encoding chemotaxis protein CheW, whose protein sequence is MKDSLCAFQIGAGTLAVPEDWIVGAYPLVNPSVHGEFIPLEQLRGALLGDGELRLVTLPERSTGEGRIVLVLRDGDRRVGLRIDRILSGAVPEDALRPARSSLFRPGDLLRTPVTTTSTHTDSGTTYLLGESDLGLIALDIRDVVEVVHIREMKSRRLVHERTIGFLNHRGPAVPVLALHENPAPAPDPSLVVLQAEGLAFAVPLHRVHALATEPRWSERSARVLKPTDAIPFGDLPEIRRGYDRIFPDQTDRQLVRTRGAEHTYLEFVLGDATMIPIIDVLSLEEVQLAPGRAAPTGGVGYQNVHGQDVPIYDGRALYGFPALATPTGRERVVVLRNGDHPFGVIVDEISNILRIDSASRLDFPRLMLDSFTPRYRDDVTEFFQALDQRHERTLNMKVLTFAHLRAGSP, encoded by the coding sequence TTGAAGGACTCCCTCTGCGCCTTTCAGATCGGTGCGGGGACGCTGGCCGTTCCCGAAGATTGGATCGTGGGGGCCTACCCTCTGGTGAATCCGTCCGTTCACGGTGAATTCATCCCCCTCGAGCAACTGCGCGGAGCCTTGCTGGGCGACGGCGAGTTGCGTTTGGTCACGCTCCCCGAGCGGTCCACCGGCGAAGGACGTATCGTGCTGGTTCTACGCGACGGCGATCGTCGCGTGGGCCTACGGATCGACCGCATCCTTTCGGGCGCGGTTCCCGAGGACGCTTTGCGGCCAGCGCGCAGTTCACTCTTTCGACCCGGCGATCTTTTGCGGACGCCTGTGACGACCACGTCTACGCACACGGACAGCGGCACGACCTATCTGCTCGGAGAATCGGATTTAGGTTTGATCGCGCTCGACATTCGCGACGTAGTGGAAGTCGTGCATATCCGCGAGATGAAGAGCCGGCGTTTGGTTCACGAGCGCACGATCGGTTTTCTGAACCATCGTGGGCCCGCCGTCCCCGTCCTGGCGCTTCACGAAAATCCCGCGCCCGCTCCCGATCCGTCGCTCGTCGTCTTACAGGCCGAGGGCCTGGCGTTCGCGGTCCCGCTTCACCGCGTTCACGCTCTAGCAACCGAGCCGCGCTGGAGCGAGCGGAGCGCACGCGTACTGAAGCCCACCGACGCGATCCCCTTCGGCGATTTGCCCGAGATCCGCCGTGGCTACGACCGCATCTTCCCCGACCAAACCGACCGGCAGCTGGTCCGCACCCGCGGAGCGGAACATACCTATCTGGAGTTCGTGCTGGGGGACGCGACGATGATTCCGATCATTGACGTCCTCAGTCTGGAAGAGGTGCAGCTCGCACCCGGGCGCGCCGCGCCCACGGGCGGCGTCGGTTACCAAAACGTGCATGGCCAGGACGTCCCGATCTACGACGGCCGCGCGCTTTACGGTTTTCCCGCGCTCGCCACCCCGACGGGCCGCGAACGCGTCGTGGTTCTACGTAACGGCGACCATCCTTTCGGCGTGATCGTCGACGAGATCTCGAACATCCTACGTATCGACTCGGCCTCGCGTTTGGACTTCCCGCGCTTGATGCTGGACTCTTTCACGCCGCGCTACCGCGATGACGTGACGGAGTTTTTCCAGGCGTTGGATCAGCGCCACGAGCGCACGTTGAATATGAAGGTGCTGACGTTCGCGCATTTACGGGCGGGATCGCCTTGA
- a CDS encoding PAS domain S-box protein yields MRKTKATKSPKTPDAFEMESMHQALHRVQAVIEFDLDGRILNANQNFLFALGYTAEEVVGQHHRLFCDPDYVLTSDYRKFWERLSRGEFDSGEYRRIAKNGKEIWIQASYNPVLGLDGKPFKVVKFATEITAQKLKSSQDESIVRAIHRSQAVIEFNLEGKILSANENFLSTVGYHLEEIRGKHHRIFCDESYAGTREYAQFWEKLARGEFDSGEYRRLGKDGREVWIQASYNPVFDMNGKPFKVVKFATDITTAKRHNAEFEGKVNAIGKSQAVIEFNLDGTILSANENFLATLGYTIDEIRGKHHRMFCDAKYVATLDYREFWTKLAQGQFQSGVYKRVGRAGQDVWIQATYNPILDTNGRPFKVVKFATDITHARMRSADYEGKMNAISKSQAVIEFDLTGRILSANDNFLKTMGYGESELVGGHHRLFCDKAYGESAEYRLFWDKLGRGEYDAGEYLRYGKNGEEVWILASYNPIMDLEGRAFKVVKFATNITAEKHRAQQLARTAANVGESIGRLTSSIDLVAKSTRTASELARENQTRTGQGKATIGDVVLSSEKIQSSAKEIVEIVGVIRDIAERTNLLAFNAAIEAARAGEHGRGFSIVADEVRKLAERSADATKDISKLITETLALAETGRDLCRTTNETFGQIDHGVESTSTSISEITKETQDQLTLAMEIGEAMRDLVPGPAGEPSPAKSAATPRPHRQAA; encoded by the coding sequence ATGCGGAAAACGAAAGCTACGAAATCCCCCAAGACTCCCGATGCCTTTGAAATGGAGTCGATGCACCAGGCCCTTCATCGCGTTCAAGCGGTGATTGAATTCGACCTGGATGGGCGGATCCTCAACGCGAATCAGAATTTTCTATTCGCCCTGGGCTACACGGCCGAAGAAGTCGTCGGACAACATCATCGTCTTTTCTGCGATCCAGACTACGTACTGACCTCCGACTATCGGAAATTTTGGGAGCGTCTTTCCCGCGGGGAATTCGACTCGGGTGAATACCGTCGAATCGCCAAGAATGGCAAAGAGATTTGGATTCAAGCTTCGTACAATCCCGTGCTGGGCTTGGACGGCAAACCCTTCAAAGTCGTCAAATTCGCGACCGAAATTACCGCGCAAAAGCTGAAGAGCTCGCAAGATGAAAGCATCGTGCGCGCGATCCACCGTTCTCAAGCGGTGATCGAATTTAATCTCGAAGGGAAGATCCTCTCGGCGAACGAGAACTTCTTGAGCACGGTGGGTTACCATCTGGAAGAGATCCGCGGTAAACATCACCGCATCTTCTGTGACGAAAGCTATGCGGGCACACGCGAATACGCGCAGTTTTGGGAAAAACTCGCGCGCGGCGAATTCGACTCTGGAGAATACCGCCGTCTTGGTAAAGACGGTCGCGAGGTTTGGATTCAAGCCTCGTACAATCCCGTCTTCGATATGAATGGCAAGCCCTTCAAAGTCGTCAAATTCGCGACCGACATCACCACGGCGAAACGCCACAACGCCGAGTTCGAAGGCAAAGTGAACGCCATCGGCAAGTCCCAGGCGGTGATCGAGTTCAACCTCGACGGTACCATCCTTTCGGCGAATGAAAACTTCCTGGCGACTCTCGGATACACGATCGACGAGATTCGCGGTAAACATCATCGCATGTTCTGCGACGCCAAGTACGTGGCGACTCTGGACTATCGCGAGTTCTGGACAAAACTCGCCCAGGGACAGTTCCAATCGGGCGTCTACAAAAGAGTCGGACGTGCGGGCCAGGACGTCTGGATCCAAGCAACGTACAACCCGATCCTCGATACGAACGGACGTCCCTTCAAGGTCGTGAAGTTCGCCACCGACATCACGCACGCGCGGATGCGTTCGGCCGACTACGAAGGCAAGATGAACGCGATCAGCAAATCGCAAGCGGTCATCGAATTTGACCTTACGGGCCGGATCTTGAGTGCGAATGACAACTTCCTCAAAACCATGGGTTATGGCGAAAGCGAGCTCGTCGGCGGTCATCACCGCCTGTTCTGCGACAAGGCCTACGGCGAAAGCGCCGAGTACCGTCTGTTCTGGGATAAACTCGGACGCGGTGAATACGACGCCGGAGAATACCTGCGCTACGGCAAAAATGGGGAAGAAGTCTGGATCCTCGCTTCCTACAATCCGATCATGGATTTGGAAGGCCGCGCTTTCAAAGTCGTGAAGTTCGCAACCAACATCACTGCGGAAAAGCACCGCGCACAACAACTCGCACGCACGGCCGCAAATGTGGGCGAGTCCATCGGCCGCCTGACGTCGTCGATCGATCTGGTCGCAAAAAGTACACGCACCGCCAGTGAACTCGCCCGTGAAAACCAAACGCGCACCGGGCAAGGGAAGGCGACCATCGGCGATGTCGTGCTTTCGTCAGAGAAAATCCAAAGCTCAGCCAAAGAAATTGTCGAAATCGTCGGGGTCATCCGCGACATCGCCGAACGCACGAATTTGCTCGCCTTCAATGCCGCGATCGAAGCGGCGCGCGCGGGCGAGCACGGCCGCGGCTTTTCCATCGTCGCGGACGAAGTGCGTAAGCTGGCCGAACGGTCGGCCGACGCCACAAAAGACATCTCGAAGTTGATCACCGAAACTTTGGCGCTGGCCGAAACGGGTCGCGATTTGTGCCGGACGACGAATGAAACCTTCGGCCAGATCGATCACGGTGTCGAATCAACATCGACCTCCATCAGCGAGATCACCAAAGAAACCCAAGATCAGCTGACGCTCGCGATGGAGATCGGCGAAGCGATGCGCGACCTCGTTCCGGGGCCGGCCGGTGAGCCCTCCCCCGCGAAGTCCGCCGCCACGCCTCGGCCCCACCGCCAGGCGGCCTGA
- a CDS encoding adenylosuccinate synthase translates to MAGIVVIGAQWGDEGKGKIVDVFAAKADTVVRFQGGANAGHTLVVDGQKTVLHLVPSGILRENTTCIIGPGVVLDIEGLVKEIEYLKELGHLKNPKQLLISDLCTVILPYHKKLDACREIALSAKTGTKIGTTGKGIGPAYEDRASRRALIFGDLFDHASLEKKLELGLAEKNVLFKTVYNEPEFDVKEIAARVRELSEVLAPYRQRDVSLVVQKALKGGKQVLFEGAQGSLLDILHGTYPYVTSSSTIAGSACTGMGIGPTSIDKVIGIFKAYATRVGSGPFPSELTDETGEKLRTIGQEFGATTGRPRRTGWLDLVAMKYSIRVNGITNLALMKLDILSGFDKVAVCTGYKINGEVVTDYPPSSEALEKAEPIIEWFPGWKEDLSRVISLKDLPRNATNYIDFIGNQLATPIDVISVGPGRDQILWVKPLFSN, encoded by the coding sequence GTGGCTGGTATTGTCGTCATTGGTGCGCAGTGGGGAGACGAAGGCAAAGGCAAGATCGTGGACGTCTTCGCGGCGAAAGCGGATACCGTTGTCCGTTTCCAAGGCGGCGCGAACGCGGGCCATACTCTCGTCGTTGATGGCCAGAAAACAGTTCTGCACTTGGTGCCCTCGGGCATCCTGCGCGAGAACACCACCTGCATCATCGGTCCCGGCGTCGTCCTCGATATCGAAGGTCTCGTGAAAGAGATCGAATACCTGAAAGAACTGGGTCATCTGAAAAACCCGAAGCAGCTTCTGATTTCGGATCTTTGCACCGTGATCCTGCCCTACCACAAAAAACTCGACGCCTGCCGCGAGATCGCGCTCTCCGCGAAGACCGGCACCAAGATCGGCACGACCGGCAAAGGCATCGGTCCCGCGTACGAAGACCGTGCCTCACGCCGGGCGCTGATCTTCGGCGATCTGTTCGACCACGCCTCGCTCGAGAAAAAACTCGAACTGGGTCTCGCCGAAAAGAACGTGCTTTTCAAAACCGTCTACAACGAGCCCGAATTCGACGTGAAAGAGATCGCCGCGCGCGTGCGGGAGCTGAGTGAAGTCCTCGCCCCCTACCGTCAACGCGACGTTTCGCTCGTCGTGCAAAAAGCGCTCAAGGGCGGCAAACAGGTTTTGTTCGAAGGCGCGCAAGGCTCTTTGCTGGACATCTTGCACGGCACCTATCCCTATGTGACCTCGTCGTCGACCATCGCCGGATCGGCCTGCACGGGCATGGGCATCGGCCCGACCTCGATCGACAAAGTCATCGGGATCTTCAAAGCCTACGCGACGCGCGTGGGCTCGGGGCCCTTTCCTTCGGAACTGACCGATGAGACCGGCGAAAAGCTGCGCACCATCGGCCAAGAGTTCGGCGCGACCACGGGTCGCCCCCGCCGCACGGGCTGGCTGGATCTAGTCGCGATGAAGTATTCGATTCGCGTGAACGGCATTACGAATCTGGCATTGATGAAGCTGGATATCCTGTCGGGCTTCGACAAAGTCGCGGTCTGCACCGGCTACAAGATCAACGGCGAAGTCGTCACCGACTACCCGCCCTCTTCAGAGGCGCTCGAAAAGGCCGAACCCATCATCGAGTGGTTCCCGGGCTGGAAAGAGGATCTGTCGCGCGTGATTTCGCTGAAGGACCTTCCGCGCAACGCCACGAACTACATCGACTTCATCGGGAATCAGCTGGCCACCCCCATCGACGTGATCTCCGTCGGTCCGGGCCGTGACCAGATCCTTTGGGTGAAGCCGCTCTTTTCGAACTGA
- a CDS encoding helix-turn-helix domain-containing protein, giving the protein MKRNLRIHHNLSELGLEKISPGEIRVEALERRFEPRVPFPHRHAFVQLCWISRGRGWHEIDFVRYPVARHTLFVMKPGQVHDWKMSRDTRGVLVEFDAGAFASDPRADLLAAILRAPDRLMIADPARLDELLDLMRTEFARKEAYYELALEAELRALLIFIAREAPAPTRAAAGNDLARKFQALVEKNYAVEHRVEDYARRLGLTAKALTMRLTRTLRQSPRKIIQDRVLLEAKRLLTLTDLSVGEVARELGLEDANYFTRLFRAKLNLTPSEFRARHRYAMGIAKQN; this is encoded by the coding sequence ATGAAACGCAACCTCCGCATTCATCACAATCTGAGCGAGCTGGGGCTAGAGAAGATCTCGCCCGGCGAAATCCGCGTCGAAGCGCTGGAGCGACGTTTCGAACCGCGCGTCCCCTTTCCGCATCGCCACGCTTTCGTGCAGCTCTGCTGGATTTCGCGGGGGCGCGGCTGGCACGAGATCGATTTCGTCCGGTATCCCGTCGCACGCCACACGCTTTTCGTCATGAAACCGGGACAAGTGCACGATTGGAAAATGTCGCGCGACACGCGCGGCGTGCTCGTGGAGTTCGACGCCGGCGCCTTCGCGAGCGACCCGCGCGCCGACCTTTTGGCCGCGATCCTGCGCGCCCCCGACCGCCTGATGATCGCGGATCCGGCGCGACTGGATGAACTTCTCGACCTGATGCGAACCGAGTTCGCGCGCAAAGAGGCCTACTACGAACTGGCGCTCGAAGCCGAGCTGCGAGCGCTCCTGATCTTCATCGCCCGCGAGGCCCCCGCTCCCACTCGCGCCGCCGCCGGAAACGACCTTGCGCGGAAGTTTCAAGCACTGGTGGAAAAAAACTATGCCGTCGAACATCGGGTGGAAGATTACGCCCGCCGGCTGGGGCTGACCGCCAAAGCCCTGACCATGCGGCTCACGCGAACGCTGCGCCAATCGCCGCGCAAGATCATCCAAGACCGCGTCTTACTTGAGGCGAAGCGACTACTTACTTTGACGGATCTCAGCGTCGGCGAGGTGGCCCGCGAGCTGGGCCTTGAAGACGCGAACTATTTCACGCGGCTGTTCCGTGCGAAGCTCAACCTGACCCCGTCGGAGTTCCGTGCGCGACACCGCTACGCCATGGGAATCGCGAAGCAGAACTGA